One window of the Trifolium pratense cultivar HEN17-A07 linkage group LG2, ARS_RC_1.1, whole genome shotgun sequence genome contains the following:
- the LOC123903940 gene encoding uncharacterized protein LOC123903940, whose amino-acid sequence MDSSHISAYVNFSCELRIIQARNIEIVKPAKNLFTRLYLPTGNNKRIQLNSKNVSRKSVPFWDESFNLDCSCPQEFLENLNQQSLVLELRHTKMWGSQLIGKGEIPWKVILESQNMELKKWLKMDLVNGSDCKEGMFTIPEVEVEIKIRVTSVAEMEKQNKRRLNNWNECGCKNGHDHQAWCNTEDCDIFALGAALEAF is encoded by the coding sequence ATGGATTCATCTCATATATCTGCTTATGTAAACTTCAGTTGCGAACTGAGAATAATACAAGCTCGAAACATCGAAATAGTCAAGCCTGCGAAAAACTTGTTTACAAGGTTGTATCTTCCAACAGGaaacaacaaaagaattcaACTCAACAGCAAAAATGTTTCACGCAAATCAGTACCTTTTTGGGACGAGTCTTTTAATCTAGATTGTTCTTGCCCACAAGAATTCTTAGAAAACCTTAATCAACAAAGCCTAGTGTTAGAGCTAAGGCATACAAAGATGTGGGGGTCACAACTTATTGGTAAAGGTGAGATTCCATGGAAGGTGATTCTTGAATCACAAAATATGGAATTGAAAAAATGGTTGAAAATGGATTTGGTGAATGGAAGTGATTGCAAAGAGGGTATGTTCACAATACCAGAAGTGGAAGtggaaattaaaataagagtgACTTCAGTTGCTGAGATGGAAAAACAGAATAAGAGAAGGTTGAATAATTGGAATGAGTGTGGATGCAAAAATGGACATGATCATCAAGCTTGGTGCAACACTGAAGACTGTGATATATTTGCCCTTGGAGCAGCTTTGGAGGCTTTTTGA
- the LOC123903945 gene encoding uncharacterized protein LOC123903945, which yields MDPSHMSAYANFSCELRIIQARNVEFIKSSKNLFARLYLPTGNNKRIQLNSKNVWDESFNLDCSCPQEFLENLNEQKLVLELRQRKMWGSKLIAKSEIPWKVILESQNMELKKWLKMDLVSGSDCKEGMFATPEVEVEINVRVASVAEMEKQNKRRLNNWNECGCKNGHDHQAWCNTEDCDIFLLGAALEAF from the coding sequence atggaTCCATCCCATATGTCTGCTTATGCAAACTTCAGTTGTGAACTGAGAATAATACAAGCTCGAAACGTTGAATTCATCAAGTCTTCGAAAAATTTGTTTGCAAGATTGTATCTTCCAACAGGaaacaacaaaagaattcaACTCAACAGCAAAAATGTTTGGGACGAGTCTTTTAATCTAGATTGTTCGTGCCCTCAAGAATTCTTGGAAAACCTTAATGAACAAAAACTAGTGTTGGAGCTAAGGCAAAGGAAGATGTGGGGGTCAAAACTTATTGCGAAAAGTGAGATTCCATGGAAGGTGATTCTTGAATCACAAAACATGGAGTTAAAAAAATGGTTGAAGATGGATTTGGTGAGTGGAAGTGATTGCAAAGAGGGTATGTTTGCAACACCAGAAGTGGAAGTGGAGATTAATGTTAGAGTGGCTTCGGTTGCTGAGATGGAGAAACAAAATAAGAGGAGATTGAATAATTGGAATGAGTGTGGATGCAAAAATGGACATGATCATCAAGCTTGGTGCAACACTGAAGattgtgatatatttttgcttgGTGCAGCTTTAGAAGCTTTTTGA
- the LOC123903943 gene encoding uncharacterized protein LOC123903943 produces the protein MDPSYVNFSCELRIIQARNIEFIKPTKNLFTRLYLPTGNNKSIQLNSKTVSTKSLPFWDESFNLDCSCPQEFLENLNEQNLVLELRQRKMWGSKLIGKSEIPWKVILESQNMELKKWLKMDLVSGSDCKEGMFTIPEVEVEIKVRVASVAEMEKQNKRRLNNWNECGCKNGHDHQTWCNTEDYDIFALGAALEAF, from the coding sequence ATGGATCCATCCTATGTAAACTTCAGCTGCGAACTGAGAATAATACAAGCTCGAAACATCGAATTCATCAAGCCAACGAAAAACTTGTTTACAAGGTTGTATCTTCCTACGGGAAACAACAAAAGTATTCAACTCAATAGCAAAACTGTTTCCACCAAATCATTGCCCTTTTGGGACGAATCTTTTAATCTAGATTGTTCTTGCCCTCAAGAATTCTTGGAAAACCTTAATGAACAAAACCTAGTGTTGGAGCTAAGGCAAAGGAAGATGTGGGGGTCAAAACTTATTGGGAAAAGTGAGATTCCATGGAAAGTGATTCTTGAATCACAAAATATGGAGTTAAAAAAATGGTTGAAAATGGATTTAGTAAGTGGAAGTGATTGCAAAGAGGGTATGTTCACAATACCAGAAGTGGAAGTGGAGATTAAAGTTAGAGTTGCTTCGGTTGCTGAGATGGAGAAACAAAATAAGAGGAGATTGAATAATTGGAATGAGTGTGGATGCAAAAATGGACATGATCATCAAACTTGGTGCAACACTGAAGATTATGATATATTTGCACTTGGTGCAGCTTTAGAAGCTTTTTGA
- the LOC123903931 gene encoding ABC transporter D family member 1-like, whose product MPSLQLLNLTRHGQSFLASRRKAILLTSGILIAGGTAAYMQSRFRVNKHDFGNCNEQSHDKEVTKEEVMNDSTAPKNKQKKGGLKSLKVLTAILLSEMGQLGVKNLLSLVATVVLRTALSNRLAKVQGFLFRAAFLRRAPLFFRLISENIILCFLLSTIHSTSKYITGTLSLHFRKILTKLIHSHYFENMVYYKISHVDGRITNPEQRIASDVPKFCSELSEIVQDDLTAVTDGLLYTWRLCSYASPKYVFWILAYVLGAGAAIRNFSPSFGKLMSREQQLEGEYRQLHSRLRTHSESIAFYGGERREESHIQQKFKTLVGHMSRVLHDHWWFGMIQDFLLKYLGATFAVILIIEPFFSGHLRPDSSTLGRAEMLSNLRYHTSVIISLFQSLGTLSISARRLNRLSGYADRIYELMAVSRELSLVDEKSSLQRNGSRNCISEANYIEFSNVKVVTPTGNVLVDDLTLRVEPGSNLLITGPNGSGKSSLFRVLGGLWPLISGHIVKPGIGSDLNKEIFYVPQRPYTAVGTLRDQLIYPLTANQEVEPLTKHGMVELLKNVDLEYLLDRYPPEKEVNWGDELSLGEQQRLGMARLFYHKPKFAILDECTSAVTTDMEERFCAKVRAMGTSCITISHRPALVAFHDVVLSLDGEGGWSVHYRREDSSTEMGIDTMKVSETKRQNDAKAVQRAFAMNKKDSAFSNSKAESYIADVIHSSPSTNQTILPSTVPQLRGNTRILPLRVAAMCKVLVPTVFDKQGAQLLAVALLVVSRTWVSDRIASLNGTTVKFVLEQDKVAFIRLIGISVLQSAASSFIAPSIRHLTARLALGWRIRLTQHLLKNYLRSNVFYKVFHMASKSVDADQRITQDLEKLTTDLSGLVTGLVKPTVDILWFTWRMKLLTGQRGVAILYVYMLLGLGFLRAVTPDFGDLISQEQQLEGIFRFMHERLCTHAESVAFFGGGAREKAMVESRFSDLLTHSQYLLKKKWLFGILDDFITKQLPHNVTWLLSLLYAMEHKGDRAAISTQGELAHALRFLASVVSQSFLAFGDILELNRKLVELSGGINRIFELEELLDAAQSGEFINGGAMSAVTDYHSKDVISFSKVNIVTPTQKMLARELTCDVELGRSLLVTGPNGSGKSSIFRVLRGLWPIASGRLSRPSEDVNLDAGSGCGIFYVPQRPYTCLGTLRDQIIYPLSREEAELRALKVYGKGEKHPDTVKLLDKHLESILENVRLNYLLERDNKGWDANINWEDTLSLGEQQRLGMARLFFHKPKFGILDECTNATSVDVEEHLYGLAKEMDITFITSSQRPALIPFHSTELRLIDGEGNWQLRSIKQ is encoded by the exons GAAAGCCATACTACTTACATCTGGTATCTTAATTGCTGGCGGAACAGCTGCATATATGCAATCAAGGTTTAGAGTTAATAAACATGATTTTGGCAATTGCAATGAGCAAAGCCATGATAAAGAAGTAACAAAGGAGGAGGTTATGAATGACTCCACTGcaccaaaaaataaacaaaagaaaGGGGGCTTGAAATCACTTAAAGTCCTTACTGCAATTCTTCTATCCGAGATGGGCCAATTAGGTGTGAAGAATCTTTTATCTTTAGTTGCCACAGTG GTGCTGCGAACTGCTTTAAGCAACAGGCTAGCTAAAGTGCAAGGCTTCCTATTTCGTGCTGCTTTTCTTCGGCGTGCACCATTGTTTTTTCGGTTAATTtcagaaaatattattttgtgcTTCCTCTTGTCAACCATTCATTCTACATCAAAGTATATAACAGGCACTCTGAGTCTACATTTCAGAAAAATATTGACAAAACTTATCCATTCCCACTATTTTGAG AACATGGTATATTACAAAATATCACACGTCGATGGTCGGATAACAAACCCAGAGCAAAGAATTGCTAGTGATGTACCAAAGTTCTGTTCAGAGTTGAGTGAAATTGTTCAAGATGATCTAACAGCAGTGACTGATGGACTTCTATATACTTGGCGGCTGTGTTCATATGCTAGCCCAAAATATGTCTTCTGGATATTG GCCTATGTGCTTGGAGCTGGGGCTGCAATCAGAAACTTCTCTCCTTCGTTTGGGAAACTTATGTCCAGAGAACAGCAACTGGAAGGAGAGTATCGACAGCTTCACTCACGATTAAGGACTCACTCAGAAAGTATAGCATTTTACGGTGGAGAGAGGAGAGAAGAATCTCATATTCAACAgaaatttaaaaccttggttgGGCACATGAGTAGAGTGCTACATGACCATTGGTGGTTTGGCATGATTCAGGACTTTTTGTTGAAATACCTTGGTGCAACTTTTGCTGTTATTTTGATTATTGAACCTTTCTTTTCTGGTCATCTAAGGCCGGATAGTTCAACTTTAGGGCGTGCCGAGATGTTAAGCAATCTAAGATATCACACAAGTGTCATAATTTCCTTATTTCAGTCTCTAGGAACTCTTTCTATCAGTGCAAGACGGCTCAATCGTCTTAG TGGGTATGCTGATCGCATTTACGAATTAATGGCTGTATCAAGGGAGCTAAGTTTGGTGGATGAGAAATCATCCCTGCAAAGAAATGGAAGTAGAAATTGCATAAGCGAAGCTAACTACATTGAATTTTCGAATGTCAAG GTTGTGACCCCCACTGGTAATGTCCTGGTGGATGATCTGACTCTCAGAGTTGAGCCAGGATCTAATCTTTTGATTACAG GTCCAAATGGAAGTGGAAAAAGCTCGCTTTTCCGGGTTTTAGGCGGTCTTTGGCCGTTGATATCTGGACATATTGTGAAACCTGGTATTGGCTCTGATCTTAATAAGGAGATTTTCTATGTGCCACAAAGACCATACACTGCTGTGGGAACACTTCGCGATCAGTTGATTTATCCTCTTACTGCCAATCAAGAGGTTGAACCGCTCACAAAGCATGGGATGGTGGAGCTATTGAAAAAT GTTGACCTTGAATACCTGTTGGACCGTTACCCGCCTGAAAAGGAAGTAAACTGGGGTGATGAACTTTCATTGGGTGAGCAACAGAGATTGGGCATGGCTAGACTTTTCTACCACAAACCTAAATTTGCAATTCTTGATGAGTGCACAAGTGCTGTCACTACTGACATGGAAGAACGATTTTGTGCTAAAGTTCGGGCCATGGGAACATCATGCATTACCATATCACATCGTCCAGCATTGGTTGCATTCCATGATGTGGTTTTATCCTTAGATGGTGAAGGAGGATGGAGTGTTCATTATAGAAG GGAGGACTCTTCTACTGAAATGGGGATTGATACAATGAAGGTGTCAGAAACAAAACGACAGAATGATGCAAAAGCAGTTCAACGAGCATTTGCCATGAATAAAAAG GACTCTGCATTCTCAAATTCAAAAGCAGAGTCGTATATTGCAGATGTGATACATTCATCCCCATCTACTAATCAGACTATTTTGCCATCTACTGTTCCCCAACTTCGTGGTAATACAAGGATATTGCCACTGAGAGTAGCCGCCATGTGCAAAGTATTG GTACCCACTGTATTCGATAAACAAGGCGCACAACTGCTTGCCGTTGCTCTTCTTGTTGTTTCAAGAACATGGGTATCAGATCGTATTGCATCTCTAAATG GTACCACTGTGAAGTTTGTTTTGGAGCAGGATAAAGTTGCCTTTATTCGGTTAATTGGTATAAGTGTACTTCAAAGTGCCGCATCTTCTTTCATTGCACCTTCTATAAG ACATTTGACAGCACGGCTGGCCCTTGGGTGGCGGATTCGTCtgacacaacatctactcaagaACTATTTGAGAAGCAATGTGTTTTACAAG GTCTTCCACATGGCAAGCAAAAGTGTTGATGCAGATCAGAGGATAACTCAAGATTTGGAGAAGTTAACAACAGACTTGTCTGGACTGGTAACTGGACTGGTAAAGCCAACCGTAGATATTTTGTG GTTCACGTGGAGAATGAAGCTTTTAACTGGTCAAAGGGGAGTTGCCATCCTCTATGTTTACATGTTACTTGGCCTTGGGTTTTTAAGAGCTGTTACTCCTGATTTTGGTGATTTGATAAGCCAAGAACAACAACTTGAAGGAATTTTTAG GTTCATGCATGAAAGACTCTGTACTCATGCTGAATCCGTTGCTTTCTTCGGAGGTGGTGCTCGAGAAAAAGCG ATGGTTGAATCAAGATTCAGCGACCTTCTCACACACTCCCAGTATCTTCTGAAAAAGAAGTGGCTGTTTGGTATACTAGACGATTTCATCACAAAACAACTACCTCATAATGTGACTTGGTTGTTGAGCTTGTTGTATGCTATGGAACACAAAGGAGACCGTGCAGCGATAAGTACCCAGG GTGAGCTGGCACATGCATTGAGGTTCTTAGCATCTGTCGTTTCTCAAAGCTTTTTAGCTTTCGGCGACATTCTTGAATTGAATAGGAAGCTTGTAGAGCTTTCTGGGGGTATTAATCGGATTTTTGAGCTTGAAGAGCTGCTGGATGCAGCACAGTCTG GGGAATTCATCAATGGCGGTGCTATGTCTGCAGTAACGGATTATCATTCTAAAGATGTTATTTCTTTTTCTAAGGTTAATATTGTCACCCCTACACAGAAGATGTTGGCCAGGGAATTGACATGTGATGTTGAGCTTGGGAGAAGCCTGCTTGTTACTG gtCCAAATGGAAGCGGGAAAAGTTCCATTTTCAGAGTTCTCCGAGGACTTTGGCCAATTGCAAGTGGAAGATTATCTAGACCATCTGAAGATGTGAATCTAGATGCTGGATCAGGTTGTGGCATCTTCTATGTTCCTCAACGGCCGTACACATGCCTGGGAACATTGAGGGACCAAATTATATACCCTCTATCCCGGGAGGAAGCAGAGTTAAGAGCATTGAAGGTTTATGGAAAAG GTGAAAAACATCCTGACACTGTAAAGTTGCTGGACAAGCACTTGGAAAGTATCCTGGAGAATGTTCGGTTGAATTATCTTCTAGAAAGGGACAACAAGGGCTGGGATGCAAATATAAATTGGGAAGACACTCTCTCTCTTGGAGAACAGCAGAGATTAGGCATG GCACGCTTGTTCTTCCATAAGCCTAAATTTGGTATCTTGGACGAGTGTACCAA TGCAACGAGTGTTGATGTGGAAGAACACCTATATGGGCTAGCGAAGGAAATGGATATCACATTTATTACTTCTTCACAA CGTCCTGCTTTAATACCATTTCATTCCACTGAATTGCGGCTGATTGATGGTGAGGGTAATTGGCAACTCCGTTCGATCAAGCAATGA